Sequence from the bacterium genome:
TTATAGTTCTCTACAGTGGTAGCCCCGATATTGACATTTATCCTTCTAATATTACCAACCGGCAGTCTGACCGAATATATCTTTTCTATGGCTTCAACCACATAATCTATCGGGTTATTAATTGGGTCCTCACCCAGCTCAAGCAGCAACCTTTTGTGCCCCATCTTAAGTAAGAACTCTGTCTGCTCCTGGACCTCTTCTAATGTCAATCTGTGACGGGTTAGCTCTCGATTGCTGAGGTGATAATTGCAGTAGGCACAATCATTGATGCAAAAGTTTGAGGTATAGAGTGGAGCAAAAAATACCAGCCGTTCACCATAGATCTCATCCTTAATCTTACCTGCTCGCTCATACATCTCATTTATAAATTCAGTATCCGACAGATTAACTAAGAATCCAACCTCCTCTAAACTCAATCCTTTCTTTTCCTTAGCCTTACCAAAGATGTCTTTGATTAGCTCAGGGGTTGGGTTCTTTGTCTTTTGTAGGATTTCGTTGATCCTTTCCTGGTTAATTATCTCTTGAGTCATCTTTTTTATTTTAGTCTGACAAGTCTGACAGGTCAGACAGGTCTGACAGGTCAGACTACTCTCCTTCTACAGTCTCAATAGTAATCCCCTGCCCATCGCCCTTTTTAACCTCCAACTCACTCCCTTCAACCATTGTCCCTTTCCCCAGGCATTCAAAGCATAACTTTATTGCATCAGGTGTTAAATGGTCGTCCTCGCCTACGGATAAAGAGACCCTGGTTACCTTGCTCACGCCGTTCTTATTAGATATCTTAATGACTTCATCTATTGCTTCTTGTGTAATTCCCCATTCATGCATAAATAGCTCCTTTTTGTCAGAATAGTCGGACCTGTCAGACTTGTCGGACCTGTCAGACTATTATTTTTTTTTGCCGCTCCTGGTATAGCCGTTCTGTGAAACCACCATTGATTGTATTTGCTGCCACCTCAGCTGAGGCTTGTTTGATGCAGTAAGGGTCGGACAGGTCGGACTTGTCTGACTGGTCAGACTTATATCTTCTCCTCACCGCAAGTGCTTCAGGTGAGTCTTTATTCCATCTGTTCAATCCATGCTGACGCAAGAAATCCTCGTAATCAAGCACCAGTTCTTCAAGGCTGGCTCTTGCAATTCCTGTTAATTTAAGTTCAATCTTCTTTGAGGTTGCAGAAGCCATACTGCCTTCAGGAATATTTTGCACACCGCTACGGGCGGCCTGTATCATTTGGTCGTGAGTGCGCGAATATTTCTCAATAAAGCGATTGCAAAAGATAACCGTCGCATCATAGACTAATTGTGCGGTCTGGAAACTACGGAGATTACAGTATCCGCCGTGAGGTGGGATGAGGTTATGTCTCTGGTTTATAGAATGCTCCTTTTTGGGTCAGACAAGTTTGATCTGTCTGACGAGTCTGACAGGTCAGACAGGTCAGACAGGTCAGACAGTATCATCTTACAGGCAGCAGGTATCGCCTCAGATAGTCTATTAGAGAGCCCTGGCTGAACCATTTCTGGTATGTTTTCTACCTGTGCGGCAATGAGTTTTACCTCTACCTGACCTAACACCTTAAGTTCTCTGAGTAGATTTGAGGTTGGGATTTGATGCATCGAAAAGTCATCCACCTTATTTTTCGGTAAATCCTCAATTGCTACCTCAAAAACCTCACCTGGTTTTCTACCTGCGTCTATAGCATCAACGATAATAATCTTTTGCGGCTTTATTTCAGAGAGTAATAGATTAAACAGTATCTCTCGCACACCACTGCCTACATCTATTACTGCTACATCTTGAGGCAGGTCATAGTGTTTCTGAAGATATTCTACCACAGCTGGCCCAAATCCATCATCCCCAAATAGAATATTTCCACAACCTAAAATAAGCACACGCTTTTCGTAATAATCAAGCATAACCTTTTTTAATTCCTTAAACTATCTATTATCTCCCCTGCCGAATTAATAAGGTCTATCTTCACAGGCAGCCTGCCATCTAAATCATGGGTAGCACAGGAAAGACAGGGGTCATAGGCACGAATTGCCATCTCAACCCGATTAAGTATCCTCTGGTCGTATTTGCCATCCTTAATGTTATCCATTGCCGCTTTCTTAACTGACATATTTATGGGTGCATTGTTATGGGTCGTGCCTACAATTAGATTAACATTAGTAACCAGACCATTCTCATCCGTCTCATAATCATGGATTAATGTTCCTCTGGGTGCCTCTACACAGCCTATTCCACGACTCGCTCTGGGGGTAACGGATTTCCTGATATCTATGCTGATAATCTCTGGGTCATCTAAAAGTTTAACTATATGTTCGGCATTGTAGAGCAATTCAATCAAGCGTGCCCAATGATAAAGCAGGGTTAACTGAGCCGGTCTGCCAAAATTGCTCCTAAATTCCTCAAGCTCACTTTGAGCAAGCGATGTCCCAATCTTATCGCAAACATTGATTCTCGCCAGAGTGTTTGTTCGGTATATTCCCACTGGATTGTTTAAATCCATTGAAAAACCTCCCGCCTTTCTCATATAAGGAAACTTGAGGTATGTCCACGGTTCAATATGTTCTGCAATATAGTCAGTGTATTGGTTATAATCAAAGTCATGGTAACTTCCATCTGCCTGCATCATCCTTAATCTGCCGTCATAAAGGTCAAGGCATCCGTCCTCTCTAACTGTGCCCAGAAAGCCTGTCTTTATCACCCCCAAAGTCTGGACTGCCTCAAGGAATGGTGGGAAGATATTCTTTTTCGCAAAGTCAATCGAGAATTTTGCCAGTTCTAATATCTCCATAGCCTTCGCCTTCATCTCATCCCTTTCTTGTGTAGTTAAAGCTTTACTGAATCCGCCAGGCACAGCCGCTACGGGATGAATGGATTTACCACTCAAGATTTCCAGCATCTGAGCACCCAGATGCCTGCATCTAACCACCTGTTTAGCCACATCAGGGAGTTTTTGAGCAATACCGATGACATTTCTAATTGAATAATCCGCATCCGGCCCGATAACAAAATCTGCCCCTGCCAGAAAATAAAAGTGCAAGATATGCTCCTCTGTAAAGGCAATAGCATTCGCCAATTCCCTGAGTTTTTTAGCCGCAGAAGGAATCTCCACCCCAAAAACGGCATCATTTGCCTTAGCACTGGCTAAATGATGCGACCAGGGACAAACACCACAAATACTGGTTACAATCCTGGGCAGTTCCTCCACTGGTCTGCCAATGCAGAATTTCTCAAAGCCACGCAGTTCAACAACATTAACCATTGTCTCCTGCACATTCCCATTATCATCCAATTGAATGGTCACCTTAGCATGACCCTCAATTCTGGTTACTGGTTGTATGATGATCTTTTTACCCATCAAATCTCCTTTTTCTTATAAGTCTATATGTCGTATATATCTTATTCTCCTATGTCATGCCCTCTTCGGCAGTGGTCTTAATCTGCCATGAGCACCAATATATCTCTGAAAGGTAGCTGATCTGTCAAGGATTGACTTTAGGTCTAATCCAGTAGTAGAAAGTGCACCCATCATATCTACCATTGGATTAGCACCTTTTCTGATTGGACCAAAGCAGGCTCGACAGGGCATTCCTGCTTTAATACATCGTGGTATTTTTGCAGAGCCACCACAACCAGACTTAGTCACCGGTCCAAGACATAAAAATCCAAGCTCCATAAAACAGCGTGATTCTTCTAATTTTTGCCCCGGCGGGATAATCGGCTCAAGCGGCCTCTTTATAGAGGTTACTGCCTTCTTTTCCCGTTTAGTTGGGCAGTCATCACACACACTCCGCTCTGGTAAGGTAAATGGCTTGCCCGAAAGCAGGGCAGTTAGTGCCTCAGCTACTATCTCTGGTGAAGGAGGACATCCAGGGATATAAATATCAACCTTGATCTCCTCATCAAGGGCATAAACCCGATCAGTCAGTGGTGGAAGTTCTTGTGAGGGTGTCTCTCCAGAGTCCGTAGTCTTGGAGTTACGATAGATTTTATCGTAAATTTCCTCTAAATTATATTGATTCGCTAAGGCAGGGATACCACCATAGCAGGCACAAGAGCCAAGAGCCATTACTACCGAACATTTCTTGCACATCTCCTCTGCCACATGCTTTTCCTTCTCATTGCGTATCCCACCGGAGATAATACCAACTGTAGCCTCTGGTATCTCCATTTCCTCCTTTTCGCCGGTCTGTCCGTAGTATTTATGGTCCATAATCACCGGCATATGGACAAACTCAAGTTGAGGTAACAAATCCAGTAATGGTTCTCCAATGTCCAGAATAGTTACCTCACACCCACCACAAATGTTTAACCACTCCTCTGCAACCTTCACTGCCATAATTTCTTATCTCCTTTTAATTCCTTGTTGAATATGGGCTTGGTCCTAATTGCTTTATTGTTTCAGTAAATTCTGTCATCACCTGAGCAAATCTTTGCCCTTCTGCGGCAGAGACCCATTCTAACCTAAATCTCTCCTGTTCAATTCCAAAGTCATCCAGCATTAACTGGATAGCCTCTGCCCTGCTTTGGGCTTTAAGATTCCCTTCCAGATAATGGCAGTCACCAATATGACAGCCACAGATAAGGACACCATCCGCACCCTTAGTTAAGGCATCGATGACTAAATTAGGGTGAATCATTCCAGAACACATCACCCGAATAATGCGATTATTAGCAGGATACTGTAATCTTGATACACCTGCCAGGTCTGCCCCGGCATAAGAACACCAGTTGCAACAAAAAGTCAGGATTTTGGGTTCAAAGTCTTTTTCCATAATAAAACCTCTCATTTAAAGTAGGTAACCGTTCAGGTGGTAATTTACCGCAGAGACGCAGAGGAACAGAGAAGATATGGAAATAAATCAGATAACAGAAAAGATTATTGGTGCAGCCATTGAAATACATAGGACCTGCTTGCCGAATCTTCAGCAGGCAAGCCAGATTTGTTAATCCATCCCTGATTTTCATCAGGGCAAGTTTAATGTTGTTGAACTCAAGAGCTTGCACTGATGAAAATCAGGGATGTTAAGCGTATCGTAAATAAATTTTAATTTTCTTCTCTGCGTCTCTGTGTCTCTGCGGTGAACGGTTACTAAAGTAGGAAAGTAGGAAAGGGAGTATCCTCTTTTCCCTTTCCTACTTTCCTATTTTCCTACTTCTTCCAACGCCGCCTCCACCTGTGCGGCAATCTGCTCAAGCCTGAACCCTCTAACAAATATCCCTTTCTTGGGACAGGTAGCCATACATACTCCACAGCCATGGCATTTGGCAATATCTACCTTAACCGTCTTTTTGATAGCTCCATCCTTCTCATATTCAACTAAGGTAATTGCCTTATATGGGCAGGGGTCAACACAATAAGCACAGCCATCACAATTGGCATCTATCACCTCAGCTATCCTCGGGTCTATCTCCAGTTCATCCTTAGAGAGTATTACCGATGCCCGAGCTGCCGCCGCCATGGCTTGAATGATGGATTCAGGGATAGTTTTGGGTCCATGGGCAGTGCCGCAAACAAAAATTCCCTCAGTAGCAAAATCTACAGGCCTTAACTTCATATGCGCCTCTAAGAAAAAGCCGTGTTCATTTAACGACACCTTTAATTTCTGAGCAATATCCTTGTTTGATTCATTGGCTTGTGTGCCAGAAGAAAGAACAACTAAATCCGCGGGTAGGTCTATCTTCATTCCCAAAAGCATATCCAGGACAGAAACATTTATCTGACCATTTTTCAGCTCAACTTGCGGTTTTTCATTATCCTGTCTCTGGATAAATTTAATTCCCTTTTCCCTTGCCTGGCGGTAATATTCCTCATAATATCCATAAGCACGAATATCACGGTATATAATATAGACATCTGTCTGCGGATAGACCTCCTTGATTTTTAAGCCATTCTTAATTGCCTCTTGACAGCATACCCGTGAGCAATACATTCGCTCTTCTTCGCGTGAACCAACACACTGGAGCATCACTACGGTATTCGGGACTCGGGGCTCGGGACTCGGGGCTCGGGGTTCGAGATTCGCTAATCGCTCCTCTAATTCAAGTTGTGTTATTACGCGTTTGTCTTGACCGTAGAGATATTCTGTTGGCTTGTATTCTGTGGCGCCAGTAGCCACGATGACCACACCGTGTTCTATTTCTGCACTCGTTCCATTAACCGCCAATTGTGTTTTAAAGTTTCCTACGCTTCCTTCGATATTTACCAGCTGGGTATTGAGATACAACTTTATCTTTGGGTGATTTTTGACCTCACTAACTACTTTTTCCCATAATTTATTTCTTTCCGCTCCAAGAAGATATTTAATCCTTTGGTTATATCCGCCAATTTCCTGGTTCTTTTCAATCAAATGAACTTGATAACCTTGTCGGGCTATTTCGATACTTGCGGTTAATCCAGCTATGCCAGCACCAATAACTAAGGCAGACTTGTTTACCGTTAGATAGCTTGGATACAACGGCTCATTCATTCTCACCTTAGCCAACGCCATTTTAATCAGGTCTTTTGCCTTCTGGGTGGCTTTTTGTGGTTCTTGTCTATGCACCCAGGAATTTTGGTCGCGGATATTAGCCATTTCAAAGAGGTACGGATTAAGCCCGGCATTCCTTAAAACCTCCATAAAGAGCGGCTCGTGCGTGCGCGGGGTGCAAGCGGCTACTACCACGCGATTCAACCCCTCCTTCTGGATAACCTCCTTTATCCGCTCACAACTATCACTTGAACAGGTGTATAACCTATTCTCACAATGCACTACATTGGGTAATCTCCGCACATACTCAACTACACTGTTAACATCTACTACACCGGCAATATTTGTCCCGCAGTGGCAGACAAATACACCCACCCTTGGCTCTTCTTGAGTCACATCGCGTTGTGGAGGATACTCCTGCTTCTTGACTAAGCTCCATTTGACATCAGAGAGAATGGCTAAACATTCAGCCGCAGATGCACTTGCCTCCATTACACTCTCTGGAATATCCTTTGGTCCTGTGGCTACACCCGCCGCAAAAATTCCCTCCAGATTTGTCTTTAGGAAAGCATCGGTCTCCACAAACCCAAACTCATTCAGCCGCAGATTCAACCGCTGGGCAATAGCCTTTACTGGCTGTGGTGTGATACCCACACACAAGACGACTAAATCGAACTCCTCCTCGATTATCTCGCCAGAAAGTCCATAGCGGATAACCAGACCCTTTGTCTGAGGGTTTTGCTTGAGGGTTGACGGTGTCTGATTAATATACGCTATCCCCTCTTTTTTCGCCCGTTCATAATAGGCTTCATACCCCTTGCCAAAGGCTCGCACATCCCGATAGAATATCTTACATTCCAAATCTGGCAGATGTTCCTTAGCGATTATCGCCTCTTTGGTGGCATACATACAACAGACGGATGAGCACCAGGGTCTTTCTGTATCCCTTGAGCCAACGCACTGGATAAAGGCAATCTTGTGCGGATGGGTTTTATCTGATGGTCTTAACACCTCTCCTCTAAAGGGACCTGATGCACCCATTATCCGTTCAAACTCCAGGCTGGTGACCACATTGGGATACCTGCCGTAGCCGTATTCGCCAGCGAGTTTTGCCTCAAAAGTTTCATAACCAGGGGCTATGATTACCGCACCTACCTCCAGATTAATGGCTTCTTGTTTCTGCTGGTGCTCTATTGCTTCTGCCTTGCACGCCTGGACACACATCAGGCATTCAGAGCAGCCACCGCAGTTGAGGCAGCGTTTTGCCTCTTTGACTGCCTGTTCTTGAGAATAGCCCAATTCGATCTCTTCAAAGTCCTTTATTCGCTCCTGTGGTAGCAATTTAGGCATTGGTTGTCTCTGCTCTATCTTAATCTCCCTTTGAGGCAGGTTTGCCCCTGCTTCGGTCTTTTTTTCTCGGCCTTCGAACATATCCATCCCTTGCAGATAGCGATGGATGGATTCTGCTGCCTCGTGTCCGTGTGCAATTGCATCCACTGCCATGCCAGACAACCCGATTACATCACCACCAGCAAATATCCCAGGCACATTTGTAGCTAAGGTGGTTTTATCAACCTTTAAAAAGCCCCGCTCAGTTATCAATACCCCATCTGCGGCTTGAACCATTGAGTAGTCCACCACTTGTCCTACTGCAATAATAACCGTATCTGCATCCATCGTGGTGATATTTTCTCTGGCAAATACCGGGCTAAACCTTCCCTGTTTATCAAACACAGAAAGGCATTCTATCAGTTCTATGGCACAGACAGAGCCGTCTTTGCCCAATATGCGGTTTGTCCCTTTGCGGTGAAGGATGGTTATCCCTTCCTCTTTGGCGTCTTTGATTTCCTGTGGATGAGCAGGCATCTCCTCAAGGGATTCCATGCACACCATACTAACCTTCTCTGCCCCTAAGCGTAATACGGTTCTGGCAACATCAGTAGCTACATTGCCGCCGCCGATAACCGCTACCACCTTACCAGTTAAGTCTATCTCTCTATGCCGCTTGACACTATGCAAAAAGGAGGTTCCGTGGACAACCCCGGCTAAATCCTCTCCCTCAATATTCAATCTCTTGCTCTGATGCATACCAATAGCGATAAAGATAGCTTTATAGCCTCTATCAAAGAGGTCATTCAGGGTTAAATCTGGACCCAGCGGGGTATTAGTTAGTATCTCTACCCCTGAGTTTTTTATCTGTTCGATTTCATAGTCAATAATCTCTGCGGGTAAACGATATTGCGGGATACCTACCCGCAGCATACCACCTGCCACCGGTAAAGCCTCAAATATGGTTACCGGGTATCCGCGTTGAGTCAGATTATAGGCACAGGTTAGTCCAGCAGGACCAGAGCCAATTACGGCTATCTTCTCAGGGTATTTCACTTCAACTTTAGAGGGTTGCCAGCCGCCATTTACTCTTTCATAATCAGATACAAAGCGTTTTAATGCCCGGATGCTCAAGGGTTCGTCAACATCCTTGCGATTACATTTACTCTCACAGGGTGCGTTACAAATACGGCCGCATATCGAGGGAATAGGGATTCTGCGGCGAATAACCTCCATTGCCTCTTTAAATCTTCCCTGACTGATCAAGGCGATGTATGCCTGATTATCACAACCGGCCGAGCAGGCGAGGCGACAGGGTGATTTATGTTCGGATTTGTCTATGGTGAACCAGTTGGGGACTGCCTGAGGGTAAAGACGATAGATTGCCTTTCTCTGGTTAAGCGAGCAGTTAAATCCATCCGGCACCTCTACAGGACAGGCCGTCTCACATTCACCACAGCCAGTGCATCTGTCTTCACGCACATATCTTGCGTGCTTATTCAATCTAACCGTAAAATTGCCAGCCTGCCCAGAAATAGACTCTATATCGCTCAGGGTAATTATTTCGATATCCTTATGTCTGCCAATCTCAACCAGTCTGGGAGCCATCGTGCACATCGCACAATCGTTAGTCGGGAAGGTTTTATCGAGCATCGCCATCACGCCACCGATGCTGGGTCTGGTATCTACCAGATAGACCTTTATCCCACTATTAGCCAGGTCAAGTGCGGCTTGCATGCCGGCAATACCGCCACCAAGCACTAAACAAGAACCGATTTTTGTATTTTTTATTTCCGTTGCCATTTTTTTAAACCAATCTCCTAAATTCTTCTATGGTTAATCCAATATCATTCAGTATAGTTTTTAGAGTCCTTCTTTTTATTATCTTCCCTCTGTGTCTTGGGATAATAGTATGCCTCATATCGCTTTTTCTCCGCCATACCTCGTGACTACCTTTTGCTGTTCGATAAAATTCAAATCCAATCTTGCGAAGGACACTTATAACATCTTTATCAGTTATTGCAGGGAATTTGTCACTCATTTATACTTCCTGTAACATAGGAATACCCGAAGTAACCACTACCTTCCCTTCATAGATTGGAAGTGAAGGAATGTTTTTGCCCAATTCTTGATAAGAATCACGGAGTATTTTTATTGCATCCTGGATATTCTCTATTGCCTCTAAATAGGTTTCCCCTTCTACATGACATCCTTGAAGAATAGGGCATTCAGCATAATACCCACCTTCTTCTAAACATTCAACTATTATTGGGAATAGAATTGTCTTTTTCATTTTCTGACCCCTTTTCATATTTATTTTTGACACTACCTCTTTTTCCAAATCGTCTCCAGGCTTCCTCAAATCTCTGGAGTATTTCTTCCATTTCCAACAAGCGGGAAAATTCCTTAAGCCACCGGCGGATATACGCAACATTTAACCTCTTTCCTTGACGGATAATTACCCCATCAATATCAAGTAAATCTTGAGGTCTTCCTGCTACTGCCTTATGAATAATGAGGTCTTCTGCCGAACATATCCGCACAATTCCACTTCCAAGATCACATTCTACTGCGCGTTTTACAACTTCCTGCTCATATCCAGGGATACCTAACGAAATATCTATTTCTATCCCTTCTCTACTTTGAACTAAACAGACACGATGTTTAAGAGCAAACTCTAATGCATCAGAAATTCGAGGGGAAAAGATAGATAATATCTTTTTTAATGTTGCCTCTTCTTGCCCCAAATCAACCAGAATAGTAACATCTACATCACGGGTAAAGCGTGGCTCTCCCCAATGTTGGAGGGCAATGCCTCCTATGATGGCATAAGGTATATCTGCTTTGGTAAAGAATTGATGAATCTCTACAGCAGCCTTAATTTGTAGATTCATTTAGCACCCTGTTTATAACCGCTAACCTGGTTAAACATACTTCTTTTTTTAAGTAAAAAGGAGATTTTTTGTCTTTCTAAATTTTCTATGTCTTCCTTATGAGAATTTTGTTCCCAGAAATGGCAAAGGTTATCGTAAATGCGAAGAGAATCTTGACTTGACAAATGGGATAACCATTTTCTCTTCTCTGCCATAATTACTTCATTAGCCTTTCTATAACCTTCAACAAAGGACAATATTACTTCCCGAGACACTTTTAATCCACTCTTCATACTAATTATCCTCTTATTTTATTTTCCCTAACACCTTATCTACCTTTATTAGATGCCGGTTCAAGCCTAATTCTTTCGCGGACAACCCATACGCCAGCCCGATTAGTTGGGTAAAATAGAACACTGGCAGATGGTACTCCTTTAACTCCCACTGAACTAATTCTAAATTAAGATGGCATAAGGGACAGGCGACCGAGATACAATTTGCACCGCTTTGTCTGGCATTATCTAATAATTGTTTGGTTAATCGAAATACAATCTCTTTTTTAGGCAGGGTATAAGATGCCCCACAACAATCGGTTTTGTATGACCAATCAAGGACATTCATACCAATATCAGTTAAAATATTATCCATCGTTTGAGGATTTTCAGCATCATCGAACTGCTTAATCTTGGGTGGACGGGTTAATAGACAACCGTAATAGCAGACCACATTTATCCTGGAGAGGTCTCTGGTGATGAAGCAATGCTCAATCTTTTTGGGGAATAGTTCTAATGGGTGGAGTATTGCCACAGAGTTTCTGAATTCATAACCTAATGTTTGAGACACTGTTTCCTGTAGTTGTTTATCCTGCTTGATTTCATAGGTAGCGACTTTCAATCGACTAAAGCAAGCGGCACAAGGGGCTACTACCTGGCTATAGCCTTGCTTTTCTGCTTTAGCCAGGTTATCTGCTGCCAGGGCAATAGAAACCGATGATGAACAGCAATGAGGAGCCACTGGCACACAACAAGTCCATCCCTTTATCTCCTCTAATTTAATATCAAAGGGTTTGATTGCATAGGATAAAGAATCTCCATACTCCTTTGAGCCTGAATGAATTGAACAACCAGGATAGTAGCCGTATTGCATATAAGGTTACCCCTTTCATAGATTATCATACTTATTTGAAAGTTCCATTCCTTCTTCAAGTAACGCAGTTCGCACTACTTGTCGCACATAAGTAGCAATATCAATAGCACGAAATGCTTCTTCTTTTGTTACTTCTTCATCCTCGCCGGGATAGCGGGTAGTAATTGCAAATGGTGTTAATTCTTCTGCGTTCTGCAATTGGCCAGGCCAACTTGCCTGTTGCGAGCATAATTCTAATAATCGAGAAATATTGTGTGTATATGGGAAGTCCACCCTTTTGAATATTAAATAGGCTTTCAAGTGCTTCTCCGCACATTGTTGTGCATGATAGGCAACTAATCGGTAAGGAACAGGAAGACGCATGGTCATAGCATATTGTGCCATCTGCAAATCTTCATCTCCATAAATAAGCCACTGTTTGACCTTACGGTGAATTTCACTGATGAGGTTGTTCATACAAAATCCTTCCTTCTTGCCAGGCAGGTCGGGCTATAGTGCCTGGAATATGACGGTCACGCTCAAACTCTTGTGGAGTAAGAACGATTATATCCCGTGCAAAACCAAGCCCGGCTAATGCTCTATCAATTGC
This genomic interval carries:
- a CDS encoding nucleotidyl transferase AbiEii/AbiGii toxin family protein, producing the protein MNLQIKAAVEIHQFFTKADIPYAIIGGIALQHWGEPRFTRDVDVTILVDLGQEEATLKKILSIFSPRISDALEFALKHRVCLVQSREGIEIDISLGIPGYEQEVVKRAVECDLGSGIVRICSAEDLIIHKAVAGRPQDLLDIDGVIIRQGKRLNVAYIRRWLKEFSRLLEMEEILQRFEEAWRRFGKRGSVKNKYEKGSENEKDNSIPNNS
- a CDS encoding CoB--CoM heterodisulfide reductase iron-sulfur subunit B family protein — encoded protein: MQYGYYPGCSIHSGSKEYGDSLSYAIKPFDIKLEEIKGWTCCVPVAPHCCSSSVSIALAADNLAKAEKQGYSQVVAPCAACFSRLKVATYEIKQDKQLQETVSQTLGYEFRNSVAILHPLELFPKKIEHCFITRDLSRINVVCYYGCLLTRPPKIKQFDDAENPQTMDNILTDIGMNVLDWSYKTDCCGASYTLPKKEIVFRLTKQLLDNARQSGANCISVACPLCHLNLELVQWELKEYHLPVFYFTQLIGLAYGLSAKELGLNRHLIKVDKVLGKIK
- a CDS encoding HEPN domain-containing protein, which encodes MNNLISEIHRKVKQWLIYGDEDLQMAQYAMTMRLPVPYRLVAYHAQQCAEKHLKAYLIFKRVDFPYTHNISRLLELCSQQASWPGQLQNAEELTPFAITTRYPGEDEEVTKEEAFRAIDIATYVRQVVRTALLEEGMELSNKYDNL